The following are from one region of the Simiduia agarivorans SA1 = DSM 21679 genome:
- a CDS encoding phosphoglycerate kinase — protein MAVKLMKDLNLKGKRVLIREDLNVPVKNGVVTSDARIRAALPTLELALNAGAKVIVMSHLGRPEEGVFDDESSLAPVAAHLGKLLGREVPVIKDWQAGVDVAEGQLVLLENVRFNKGEKKDDEALSKAYAALCDVFVMDAFGTAHRAQASTHGVAKFAPVACAGPLLAAELDALEKALAKPARPLVAIVGGSKVSTKLTVLESLSDKVDQLIVGGGIANTFLAASGKNVGRSLCEHDLIDTAKALMAKTDIPVPVDVVCGKAFSETAKAEAKSADSVADDDMIFDIGAQTSAQLAEILKNAKTIIWNGPVGVFEFDQFGEGTKALSLAIAESPAFSIAGGGDTLAAVDKYGIADKVSYISTGGGAFLEYVEGKVLPAVAMLESRAAE, from the coding sequence ATGGCTGTAAAGCTGATGAAGGACCTGAACTTAAAAGGCAAGCGCGTTCTGATTCGTGAAGACCTGAACGTGCCGGTAAAAAATGGCGTGGTCACCAGCGATGCCCGCATCCGTGCCGCACTGCCTACCCTCGAGCTGGCACTGAACGCCGGCGCCAAAGTGATTGTGATGTCGCACCTGGGCCGCCCGGAAGAAGGCGTGTTTGACGATGAGTCGTCTCTGGCGCCGGTCGCCGCGCACCTGGGCAAATTACTCGGTCGTGAAGTGCCGGTAATCAAAGACTGGCAGGCCGGTGTAGACGTGGCTGAGGGCCAGCTGGTGTTGCTGGAAAACGTTCGCTTTAACAAAGGCGAGAAAAAAGACGACGAGGCTTTGTCAAAAGCCTATGCGGCTCTGTGCGATGTATTCGTTATGGATGCATTCGGCACTGCCCACCGCGCGCAGGCGTCTACCCATGGCGTAGCTAAATTTGCCCCGGTCGCCTGTGCCGGCCCCTTGCTGGCGGCAGAGCTGGATGCGCTTGAAAAGGCGCTGGCCAAACCGGCGCGCCCCCTGGTGGCGATTGTGGGCGGTTCCAAGGTTTCGACTAAACTGACCGTACTGGAGTCACTGTCGGACAAGGTGGATCAGCTGATCGTGGGTGGCGGTATCGCCAATACCTTCCTGGCCGCCAGCGGCAAGAACGTGGGCAGGTCCCTGTGCGAGCACGACCTGATCGATACCGCCAAGGCGCTGATGGCCAAAACCGACATTCCGGTGCCGGTGGACGTGGTATGCGGCAAGGCGTTTTCAGAAACCGCCAAAGCCGAAGCGAAATCCGCTGACAGCGTGGCCGATGACGACATGATTTTTGATATTGGCGCCCAGACCTCGGCCCAATTGGCCGAGATCCTGAAAAACGCCAAAACCATCATCTGGAATGGCCCGGTGGGGGTGTTTGAATTTGACCAGTTTGGCGAAGGCACCAAGGCCCTGAGCCTGGCCATTGCCGAATCGCCGGCCTTCTCCATTGCCGGCGGTGGCGACACCCTGGCGGCGGTGGACAAGTACGGCATTGCCGACAAGGTCTCCTATATTTCCACCGGTGGTGGCGCTTTCCTTGAGTATGTGGAAGGCAAGGTATTGCCTGCGGTTGCGATGCTGGAATCGCGCGCGGCGGAATAG
- a CDS encoding type I glyceraldehyde-3-phosphate dehydrogenase, protein MAIRVAINGYGRIGRSVLRALFEAQLAGRAKDLQLVAVNELADRNTIAHLTRYDSTHGRFAGPVELVGEERIRIAQWDMQLLHEEDPSRLPWRELDIDLVLECTGSFDDRATAQKHIDAGAKHLLFSHPATSDVDATIVYGYNHQQLSGREHIVSNASCSTNCIVPVIHLLDEALGIESGMLTTIHSAMNDQPVIDAYHHTDLRKTRSAFQSIIPVDTGLARGIDRLLPALAGKFEAQAMRVPVVNVSAIDLNLVVKNASDAQAINALIRTAAQEKFSGVLGYTDELLASWDFNHDARSGIVDGGQTRVAGKHHVKVLTWFDNEWGFANRMLDTASYWADKF, encoded by the coding sequence ATGGCGATACGGGTTGCAATTAATGGCTACGGCCGCATTGGCCGTTCGGTATTGCGCGCGTTATTTGAGGCGCAACTGGCTGGTCGCGCAAAAGATCTGCAATTGGTGGCCGTCAACGAGCTGGCCGACCGCAATACCATTGCTCATCTCACTCGCTACGACTCCACTCACGGGCGCTTTGCCGGCCCGGTGGAACTGGTGGGCGAGGAGCGCATCCGCATTGCCCAATGGGATATGCAGCTGCTGCACGAAGAAGATCCCTCACGTTTGCCCTGGCGGGAACTCGACATCGATCTGGTGCTGGAATGCACCGGCAGTTTTGATGACCGCGCCACCGCGCAAAAACACATAGATGCCGGCGCAAAACATTTATTGTTTTCCCACCCCGCCACCAGCGATGTGGATGCCACCATTGTGTATGGTTACAACCATCAGCAACTGAGCGGGCGCGAACATATCGTGTCCAACGCCAGCTGTTCCACCAATTGCATTGTGCCGGTGATTCATTTGCTGGATGAAGCGCTGGGCATTGAATCCGGCATGCTCACCACGATTCACTCGGCCATGAATGATCAGCCGGTCATCGATGCCTACCATCACACGGATTTGCGTAAAACCCGCTCGGCGTTCCAGAGTATTATTCCGGTGGATACCGGTCTGGCGCGCGGCATCGACCGGTTGTTACCAGCACTTGCCGGCAAATTCGAAGCGCAGGCCATGCGCGTGCCGGTGGTGAATGTGTCGGCCATTGATCTGAATCTGGTGGTGAAAAATGCCTCCGATGCGCAAGCCATCAATGCCCTGATTCGCACCGCCGCGCAGGAAAAATTCAGTGGTGTATTGGGCTATACGGATGAACTGCTGGCGAGCTGGGATTTTAATCACGATGCCCGTTCCGGCATTGTGGATGGTGGCCAGACCCGGGTGGCGGGCAAACACCATGTGAAGGTGCTGACCTGGTTCGATAACGAATGGGGCTTCGCCAATCGCATGCTGGATACCGCCAGTTATTGGGCAGATAAGTTTTAA
- the fba gene encoding class II fructose-bisphosphate aldolase (catalyzes the reversible aldol condensation of dihydroxyacetonephosphate and glyceraldehyde 3-phosphate in the Calvin cycle, glycolysis, and/or gluconeogenesis), with amino-acid sequence MALISLRQLLDHAAEHNYGVPAFNVNNLEQMRAIMEAASKTDSPVIVQASAGARKYAGAPFLRHLILAAIEEFPHIPVCMHQDHGTSPAVCQRSIQLGFSSVMMDGSLKEDGKTPADYDYNVRVTQQAVAMAHACGVSVEGELGCLGSLETGEAGEEDGVGAEGKLTHDQMLTDPEEAAEFVAATKVDALAIACGTSHGAYKFTRPPTGDILAIDRIKEIHARIPSTHLVMHGSSSVPQEWLAVINQFGGDIPETYGVPVEQICEGIKHGVRKVNIDTDLRLASTGAVRKFLAENTREFDPRKFLAKTTEAMRDICIARYEAFGTAGQASKIKTISLEDMYKRYESGSLDPNIK; translated from the coding sequence ATGGCATTGATCAGCTTACGACAGCTGCTGGATCACGCCGCCGAGCACAACTACGGTGTGCCGGCGTTCAACGTGAACAACTTAGAGCAAATGCGCGCTATTATGGAAGCCGCCAGCAAAACCGATTCGCCGGTGATTGTGCAGGCCTCCGCCGGTGCGCGCAAATACGCCGGTGCGCCGTTTCTGCGTCACCTGATTCTGGCGGCGATTGAAGAATTCCCGCACATTCCCGTGTGTATGCACCAGGATCACGGCACCAGCCCCGCCGTGTGCCAGCGCTCCATTCAGCTGGGCTTTTCCTCTGTGATGATGGATGGCTCCCTGAAAGAAGACGGCAAAACCCCGGCTGACTACGACTACAACGTACGCGTAACCCAGCAGGCCGTGGCCATGGCGCACGCGTGTGGTGTTTCGGTGGAAGGTGAACTGGGTTGTCTGGGCTCGCTTGAAACCGGCGAAGCCGGTGAAGAAGATGGTGTGGGCGCTGAAGGCAAGCTCACCCACGACCAGATGCTCACCGACCCGGAAGAAGCTGCCGAATTTGTGGCTGCCACCAAGGTGGATGCACTGGCGATTGCCTGTGGCACCAGCCACGGCGCCTACAAGTTCACCCGTCCACCAACCGGTGATATTCTGGCCATCGACCGCATCAAGGAAATCCACGCCCGCATCCCGTCCACTCACCTGGTCATGCACGGTTCTTCGTCTGTGCCGCAGGAGTGGCTGGCGGTGATCAACCAGTTTGGTGGCGATATCCCGGAAACCTACGGTGTACCGGTGGAGCAGATCTGCGAAGGCATCAAACACGGTGTTCGCAAGGTCAATATCGATACCGACCTGCGTCTGGCCAGTACCGGCGCGGTGCGTAAGTTCCTGGCAGAAAATACCCGCGAGTTCGACCCGCGCAAATTCCTGGCCAAAACCACCGAAGCGATGCGCGATATCTGTATCGCCCGCTATGAAGCGTTCGGCACCGCCGGTCAGGCGTCGAAGATAAAAACCATTAGTCTTGAGGATATGTACAAGCGCTACGAAAGTGGTAGCCTTGACCCGAATATCAAATAA